In one window of Deltaproteobacteria bacterium DNA:
- a CDS encoding NADH-quinone oxidoreductase subunit H: MLVLILKILIPFLIIFNILPLLIWAERKGSAYIQDRRGPNRAGIMGVRLGGLLHTIADVIKLLTKEDIIPAHVNKPFFILAPFLSLFVACVTYAVIPFAHPLEIGGKAFVLQSADVNVGILYILAMSSLGVFGVLLAGWSSNNKYSLLGGLRSSAQMFSYEIAVGLILLSVLLLGGSLTLSALVENQTEAVWKWNFIRQPLAGVLFITALFAENNRIPFDLPEGESELVAGYHVEYSSMKFAMFFMAEYAHMIVNSALIAVLFFGGWQVPFMSTGFLRANAETGLFVLLLAHGVLFMLIGFFLLKKFKAGKYGDRRDYEVLVFGLPLTVFGLALSLFTLLHGSFELSSAGQQIFAAVCQFGVFMLKILFFCWVFIWIRWTLPRFRYDQLMRLGWKVMIPLALANVAVTAIYLLVRYG, encoded by the coding sequence ATGCTCGTGTTGATACTCAAAATTCTTATTCCCTTTCTCATCATCTTTAATATCCTCCCTCTCCTTATCTGGGCGGAAAGAAAGGGATCGGCCTATATTCAGGACCGGAGAGGCCCCAACCGGGCCGGCATCATGGGGGTCCGCCTGGGAGGCCTCCTCCACACCATCGCGGATGTCATCAAACTGCTTACCAAGGAAGACATCATCCCGGCCCATGTCAACAAACCCTTCTTTATTCTGGCCCCGTTTTTGTCGCTCTTTGTCGCCTGCGTTACCTACGCCGTGATCCCGTTCGCCCATCCGCTTGAAATCGGCGGAAAGGCCTTCGTCCTGCAGTCAGCCGATGTGAATGTCGGCATCCTTTATATACTGGCGATGTCGTCACTGGGGGTTTTTGGGGTTCTTTTGGCGGGGTGGTCTTCCAACAACAAATATTCCCTCCTCGGGGGCCTGCGCTCCTCCGCCCAGATGTTTTCGTATGAAATTGCGGTGGGGCTCATTCTTTTGAGCGTTCTCCTTTTGGGGGGCTCGCTGACCCTTTCCGCCCTTGTCGAAAATCAGACGGAGGCGGTCTGGAAATGGAATTTCATCCGCCAGCCGCTGGCAGGCGTTCTTTTCATCACGGCCCTTTTCGCCGAAAACAACCGCATCCCCTTCGATCTCCCCGAAGGGGAGTCGGAGCTGGTGGCCGGTTATCACGTGGAATACAGCTCGATGAAGTTCGCCATGTTTTTCATGGCGGAATACGCCCACATGATCGTCAATTCGGCGCTGATCGCCGTTCTTTTTTTCGGCGGCTGGCAGGTCCCGTTCATGTCCACCGGATTCTTGCGGGCCAACGCCGAGACGGGGCTGTTTGTTCTTTTGCTGGCGCACGGCGTTCTCTTCATGCTCATCGGTTTTTTTCTGTTGAAAAAGTTCAAGGCCGGAAAATACGGCGATCGCCGGGACTACGAGGTTCTGGTTTTCGGCCTGCCGCTGACCGTTTTCGGCCTGGCCCTTTCGCTGTTTACCCTTCTTCACGGTTCTTTTGAATTGTCCTCTGCCGGACAACAAATATTCGCCGCCGTTTGCCAGTTTGGGGTTTTCATGTTGAAGATCCTCTTTTTCTGCTGGGTCTTCATCTGGATTCGCT
- a CDS encoding NADH-quinone oxidoreductase subunit A, with the protein MDHPFLPILLVFIMAALFAGAFLGLSAILGPKKPNPSKLSVYECGLEPVGDARERFSVKFFLVAMLFILFDIEVVFLIPWAVLYKGFIAEGMGLFMLIEMGIFMAILAIGLLYVWRKGGLEWK; encoded by the coding sequence ATGGATCATCCCTTCCTACCCATTTTGCTGGTTTTCATCATGGCCGCGCTTTTTGCCGGGGCGTTTCTTGGTTTATCGGCAATTTTAGGCCCCAAAAAACCAAACCCCTCCAAACTTTCGGTCTATGAATGCGGTCTCGAACCGGTCGGCGATGCCCGCGAGCGGTTTTCGGTAAAATTTTTTCTCGTCGCCATGCTGTTCATCCTCTTCGACATCGAGGTGGTTTTTTTGATCCCCTGGGCGGTGCTCTACAAGGGTTTTATCGCGGAGGGGATGGGCTTGTTTATGCTGATTGAAATGGGTATCTTTATGGCGATCTTGGCGATCGGCCTCCTCTATGTCTGGCGGAAGGGGGGCTTGGAGTGGAAATGA
- a CDS encoding (2Fe-2S)-binding protein, with amino-acid sequence MTDVTLKIDDKQVTVPGGTSILAAALKAGITIPHYCWHPGLSAVGNCRMCLVQVEKMPKPVASCVQPVSEGMKVATCTEEIVKIRKSVMEFLLINHPLDCPTCDQAGECRLQDYYMSYDEVPSRFAEEKVHKEKMIDLGANVMLDCERCIACTRCIRVCQEVAGTDELTLANRGDRTVITVFPGKKLSNPYAGNTIDVCPVGALTNKDFRFKKRVWFLSRTPSICPGCSRGCNIEIHHEEGKVYRILPRYNPEVNKYWICDEGRYGYKFINENRILRPRILERNISRLVGHEEALDRLAEMIEQLPPDEIGVVAHAQETGETLKAFYDFARNVLKTRFLYTSRREVENPYHDDILITADKNPNQAFVDKLGFKPLSELKTLKGLLVLNGLNEADLKITIEKRVPILCVWAANEGPVTHSAMVVLPIPTYAEQEGHFTNVQGLTQKITKAYSPRGEVLLVTETLAELTERLQSHARVDTQNSYSLSHHL; translated from the coding sequence ATGACAGACGTTACCCTTAAAATCGACGACAAGCAAGTTACGGTTCCCGGTGGGACAAGTATTCTCGCGGCGGCGCTTAAGGCCGGCATCACCATTCCCCACTATTGCTGGCACCCGGGCTTAAGCGCCGTGGGAAACTGCCGGATGTGCCTCGTGCAGGTGGAAAAGATGCCCAAACCGGTGGCCAGTTGCGTTCAGCCGGTATCCGAAGGGATGAAGGTTGCGACCTGCACGGAGGAGATCGTCAAAATCCGCAAGTCGGTGATGGAATTTTTGCTCATCAATCATCCGCTCGACTGCCCCACCTGCGATCAGGCCGGCGAGTGCCGCCTGCAGGACTACTACATGAGCTACGACGAAGTCCCCTCCCGCTTCGCCGAGGAAAAAGTCCACAAGGAAAAAATGATCGATCTCGGCGCGAATGTGATGCTCGATTGTGAGCGGTGCATCGCCTGCACCCGGTGCATCCGCGTCTGTCAGGAGGTGGCGGGGACGGATGAGCTGACGCTGGCCAACCGGGGAGACCGTACGGTCATCACCGTCTTTCCCGGAAAAAAACTCTCTAATCCCTATGCCGGAAATACGATTGATGTCTGCCCGGTGGGGGCGCTGACCAACAAGGATTTCCGCTTCAAGAAACGGGTCTGGTTTTTGTCCCGGACCCCCTCGATCTGTCCCGGCTGTTCGCGCGGGTGTAACATCGAAATTCATCATGAGGAAGGTAAAGTCTACCGCATCCTTCCGCGGTACAACCCCGAGGTCAACAAATACTGGATCTGCGACGAGGGGCGCTACGGATACAAGTTCATCAACGAAAATCGTATTCTTCGCCCGCGGATCCTCGAACGGAATATTTCCCGTCTTGTCGGCCATGAGGAGGCGCTCGATCGTCTGGCCGAAATGATCGAACAGCTCCCGCCGGACGAAATCGGCGTTGTGGCCCATGCGCAGGAAACGGGCGAGACATTAAAGGCCTTTTATGATTTCGCCAGAAATGTCCTGAAGACCCGTTTTCTTTATACCAGCCGTCGCGAGGTGGAAAATCCGTATCATGACGACATCCTCATCACCGCCGACAAAAATCCCAACCAGGCCTTTGTCGATAAACTGGGCTTCAAGCCTCTCTCGGAGCTTAAAACATTAAAGGGGCTGTTGGTCCTGAACGGCTTGAATGAGGCCGACCTTAAAATAACGATTGAAAAAAGGGTTCCGATCTTGTGCGTCTGGGCCGCCAACGAGGGGCCTGTAACCCATTCAGCCATGGTCGTCCTCCCGATTCCCACATATGCGGAACAGGAAGGCCACTTCACCAACGTGCAGGGTCTGACGCAAAAAATCACAAAAGCTTATTCGCCGCGGGGGGAGGTACTGCTCGTCACGGAAACGCTGGCGGAATTAACGGAAAGATTACAATCTCATGCTCGTGTTGATACTCAAAATTCTTATTCCCTTTCTCATCATCTTTAA
- the nuoF gene encoding NADH-quinone oxidoreductase subunit NuoF: MSLVLTNRIGISESYTLQVYEKTGGYQSVKKLFSMEPVQVIEEVKNSGLRGRGGAGFSAGLKWSFVPQNTGKPTYLCVNADESEPGTFKDRLLLEEDPHQLIEGLIIAACAIRCRTSYIYIRGEFDLSYRRIRDAVAEAYDKGYLGKNIFGSGHDLEVTIHRGAGAYICGEETALLESLEGKKGQPRIKPPFPAVVGLFGCPTVVNNVETLSALPFIIQHGAAAYRQFGTEKSAGTKLFSVSGHINRPGTYEKPLGYPLKDLVYNDCGGIRGGKRLKAVIPGGSSVPVLNAQDVETVKLDYESVAEHGSMLGSGGVIVISEGVNMVWALRNLARFYAHESCGQCTPCREGTGWVEKILARFLSEGGGEKDMSLLMDISNNMMGKTICVLADALAMPVLSYLKKFPEDFAEHFKGRAASPQMRVL; this comes from the coding sequence ATGTCCTTGGTTTTGACAAACCGCATCGGCATTTCCGAATCATACACCCTGCAGGTGTACGAGAAAACGGGGGGGTACCAGTCGGTCAAAAAACTTTTTTCAATGGAACCGGTTCAAGTGATCGAAGAGGTAAAAAACTCCGGCCTGCGCGGCCGCGGGGGGGCCGGTTTTTCGGCGGGGCTCAAGTGGAGCTTTGTGCCGCAGAATACGGGCAAACCGACCTACCTCTGCGTCAACGCCGACGAGTCGGAGCCGGGGACATTCAAGGATCGCCTTCTTCTGGAAGAAGATCCGCATCAGCTCATCGAAGGGCTTATCATCGCCGCCTGTGCCATCCGGTGCCGAACTTCTTACATTTATATCCGCGGCGAATTCGATCTCTCCTATCGGCGGATTCGTGACGCCGTGGCGGAGGCGTACGACAAGGGGTATCTGGGAAAAAATATTTTCGGTTCGGGCCATGACCTCGAAGTGACCATCCATCGCGGCGCGGGGGCCTACATCTGCGGCGAGGAGACGGCGCTTTTGGAATCGCTCGAGGGGAAAAAGGGGCAGCCCCGCATCAAGCCGCCGTTTCCTGCGGTGGTTGGCCTTTTCGGATGCCCCACCGTGGTCAACAATGTGGAAACGCTCTCGGCGCTTCCGTTCATCATTCAGCATGGCGCGGCCGCCTACCGTCAGTTCGGAACGGAAAAATCGGCGGGGACAAAACTCTTTTCCGTCTCCGGCCACATCAACCGGCCGGGGACTTATGAAAAACCGCTCGGCTATCCGTTGAAGGATCTTGTTTATAACGATTGCGGCGGCATTCGCGGCGGAAAGAGGCTGAAGGCGGTGATCCCCGGCGGCTCGTCGGTTCCCGTATTGAACGCGCAGGACGTGGAGACAGTCAAACTCGACTACGAATCGGTGGCAGAGCATGGCTCCATGCTCGGCTCCGGCGGGGTGATTGTCATCAGTGAAGGGGTCAACATGGTCTGGGCCCTTCGCAATCTGGCCCGGTTTTACGCCCATGAATCTTGCGGGCAGTGCACCCCCTGCCGGGAGGGGACGGGGTGGGTGGAAAAAATTCTCGCCCGTTTCTTGAGCGAAGGGGGGGGCGAAAAAGACATGAGCCTCCTCATGGATATCTCGAACAACATGATGGGAAAGACCATCTGCGTCCTGGCTGATGCCCTCGCGATGCCGGTTTTAAGCTATCTCAAAAAATTTCCGGAGGATTTTGCGGAGCATTTTAAGGGAAGGGCGGCATCGCCGCAAATGAGGGTTTTGTAG
- the nuoE gene encoding NADH-quinone oxidoreductase subunit NuoE — MKIVEFSAENKKRLEEILSHYPTKQAALLPTLWLAQEQFGHISRETMEYVAGLLDVSPAHVYGVVTFYTMFRQKPGGKYHLQVCRTLSCALVGAESLLEHLKKKIGIAENETTPDGRFSLCTVECLASCGTGPAMMVNEKYYENLDPKKIDEILAGLK; from the coding sequence GTGAAAATTGTGGAATTCTCAGCCGAGAACAAAAAAAGGCTTGAGGAGATCTTAAGCCATTATCCGACCAAACAGGCGGCGCTTTTGCCGACGCTTTGGCTGGCGCAGGAGCAATTCGGGCATATTTCACGGGAGACGATGGAGTATGTGGCGGGGCTTCTGGATGTCTCGCCGGCGCATGTCTATGGGGTTGTCACCTTTTACACGATGTTCCGGCAAAAACCGGGGGGAAAATATCATCTCCAGGTCTGCAGGACCCTCTCCTGCGCGCTGGTCGGCGCCGAAAGCCTGCTCGAACATCTGAAGAAAAAAATCGGGATCGCGGAAAATGAAACGACCCCCGACGGCCGGTTTTCCCTCTGCACGGTGGAGTGCCTTGCCTCCTGCGGCACCGGCCCGGCGATGATGGTAAATGAGAAGTATTATGAGAATCTCGATCCGAAAAAGATCGATGAGATTTTGGCGGGATTGAAATGA
- a CDS encoding NADH-quinone oxidoreductase subunit B translates to MDLRKFFGDTVLTTRIRDVVNWGRKYALWPMPFGTACCAIEFMGAVSAQFDISRFGAEVVRFSPRQSDLLLVMGTINYKQAPILKKIYDQMCEPKWVVAVGACASSGGFYDNYSVVQGIDEVIPVDVYVPGCPPRPEQILDAVVKIQKKIDPSCRLD, encoded by the coding sequence ATGGATCTTCGCAAATTCTTCGGCGACACGGTTTTGACCACGCGCATCCGGGATGTCGTGAACTGGGGACGCAAGTATGCCCTCTGGCCGATGCCGTTCGGCACCGCCTGTTGCGCCATCGAATTCATGGGGGCGGTGTCGGCGCAGTTCGATATCTCCCGTTTCGGCGCCGAGGTGGTCCGCTTTTCGCCGCGCCAGTCCGATCTCCTGCTGGTGATGGGGACCATCAACTACAAACAGGCCCCCATTTTGAAAAAAATCTACGACCAGATGTGCGAACCGAAATGGGTGGTGGCGGTGGGGGCCTGCGCCTCCTCCGGCGGGTTTTACGACAACTACAGCGTCGTGCAGGGGATCGACGAGGTGATCCCCGTGGATGTCTATGTGCCCGGATGCCCTCCAAGGCCGGAACAGATTCTGGATGCGGTCGTGAAAATCCAGAAAAAAATCGATCCGAGTTGCCGATTGGATTAA